Proteins encoded together in one Chryseobacterium sp. G0201 window:
- a CDS encoding glucose 1-dehydrogenase yields MEISLRNQVAVVTGASSGIGTGVAKSLASAGATIIVNHSSERSTDEAKAVLKEITDAGGNGITYQCDVSKEDQVVKMFQDVVSQFGTVDILVNNAGVQKDAKFTEMTLDQWNTVIGINLTGQFLCAREAIKEFLRRGIDPTRSIACGKIIHISSVHEIIPWAGHANYASSKGAIRMLMQTLAQEYGADKIRVNSICPGAIQTPINKDAWGTPEALNSLLNLIPYNRIGQPQDIGNLAAFIASDLADYITGTSIFVDGGMTTFESFSTGG; encoded by the coding sequence ATGGAAATATCACTTCGTAATCAGGTAGCAGTCGTTACCGGAGCTTCAAGCGGAATAGGAACAGGAGTAGCCAAATCATTGGCATCAGCGGGCGCAACAATTATTGTGAACCATTCTTCGGAAAGATCTACAGACGAAGCCAAAGCTGTTTTAAAAGAAATTACAGATGCAGGCGGAAACGGAATTACCTATCAATGTGATGTTTCCAAAGAAGATCAGGTGGTAAAAATGTTTCAGGATGTAGTTTCACAATTTGGAACGGTTGACATTCTTGTGAATAATGCTGGAGTGCAAAAAGACGCCAAATTCACAGAAATGACGCTTGATCAATGGAATACCGTCATCGGAATCAATCTTACAGGTCAGTTTCTTTGTGCTAGAGAAGCGATCAAAGAATTTCTTCGTCGCGGAATTGATCCTACACGATCTATTGCCTGCGGAAAAATCATTCATATCAGTTCGGTTCACGAGATCATTCCTTGGGCAGGTCACGCGAATTACGCTTCGAGTAAAGGCGCCATCAGAATGTTGATGCAAACGTTGGCCCAGGAATACGGAGCAGATAAAATCCGTGTTAATTCTATTTGTCCTGGAGCCATTCAAACGCCGATCAATAAAGACGCCTGGGGAACTCCAGAAGCATTAAATTCTCTTCTTAATTTAATTCCTTACAACAGAATCGGGCAACCACAGGACATCGGAAATCTGGCAGCATTTATAGCGAGCGATCTCGCAGATTACATCACAGGGACAAGTATTTTTGTAGACGGTGGAATGACAACTTTTGAAAGCTTTTCAACAGGAGGCTAA